Proteins encoded together in one Heliangelus exortis chromosome 13, bHelExo1.hap1, whole genome shotgun sequence window:
- the ENKD1 gene encoding enkurin domain-containing protein 1: MCEGPSWISGPIPPDPTLFPNYYKRSFSARGRLEENAQKQDFTSGSFPVPSPSSTLSSARQVQPGPCIRPSGKDFLERGQKGTLSLLLQLEGISLDGGLPARKKEPKDHEKENVKRIKEIQKKCKEKEQAQMHSQPKPVKALWKSQKYENVESKVKAKLQESSLPPNLESLKFLRAYSRCGPGIKPCRLPSPRPASTKAGADEEALEARGAETKIQVEGRSIDFIKHNACHAKRAPLRRSRSLQSVAELLEQRHQEQEQYNAKQKGHVPKYLLERKELWRRQMEEQLRNLPDPSMPPGHTMMPERQRLETLGNLKRSQEQLIKEMVMLPVRADTLSMQRRRMELERNLSQIEEAIKIFSRPKVFIKLDT, encoded by the exons ATGTGTGAAGGGCCATCCTGGATTTCTGGACCCATTCCTCCAGACCCTACACTCTTTCCAAACTATTACAAACGCTCCTTCTCAG cTCGAGGGAGGCTGGAAGAGAATGCTCAGAAGCAGGATTTTACCTCTGGCTCCTtcccagttcccagcccatCCTCCACTTTGAGCAGTGCCCGTCAGGTCCAGCCAGGCCCTTGCATTCGCCCCAGTGGGAAGGACTTTCTGGAGAGAGGACAGAAGGGGACACTCAGTCTCTTGCTGCAGCTCGAAGGGATCTCCCTTGATGGGGGCCTGCCAGCCAGGA AGAAGGAGCCCAAGGACCAcgagaaggaaaatgtgaagCGAATAAAAGAGattcagaagaaatgcaaagagaagGAGCAAGCCCAGATGCACAGCCAGCCCAAGCCTGTGAAAGCTCTGTGGAAATCCCAGAAATACGAAAACGTGGAGTCAAAAGTGAAGGCCAAACTGCAG GAGAGCTCCCTGCCTCCAAACCTCGAGTCTCTGAAATTCCTGAGGGCCTATTCTCGCTGTGGCCCTGGCATCAAGCCCTGCAGACTGCCCAGCCCCAGACCTGCCAGCACCAAAGCAGGGGCAGATGAAGAGGCTCTGGAGGCACGTGGTGCTGAAACCAAG ATCCAGGTGGAGGGGAGGAGCATTGACTTCATCAAGCACAACGCCTGCCACGCCAAGCGGGCCCCGCTGCGCCGCTCCCGCTCCCTGCAGAGcgtggctgagctgctggagcagaggcaccaggagcaggagcagtaCAATGCCAAGCAGAAGGGACATGTCCCCAAGTA cctgctggagaggaaggagctgtGGCGCAGGCAGATGGAGGAGCAGCTGCGGAATCTGCCAGATCCCAGCATGCCACCTGGTCACACCATGATGCCAGAGAGACAGAGACTGGAGACCCTTGGCAATCTGAAGCGGa GCCAGGAGCAGCTGATAAAGGAGATGGTGATGCTGCCAGTGCGTGCAGACACCCTCAGCATGCAGAGGAGGCGAATGGAGCTGGAGAGGAATCTCTCTCAGATAGAGGAGGCAATCAAAATTTTCTCAAGGCCCAAGGTCTTCATCAAGCTGGACACTTGA